One region of Buchnera aphidicola (Eriosoma lanigerum) genomic DNA includes:
- the pheT gene encoding phenylalanine--tRNA ligase subunit beta, giving the protein MKFSETCLREWINPSIDILSLCDQVTTAGLEVESITKMSGEFYGIVVGEILECTLHPKSKKLFLLIVNVNITKNLRIICRDQKCYVGMKVAVALVGSLLPQLYRISTMIVKGIISEGMLCSFSDLEMFSHEEGIIELPINAKVGINIRYYFSSQENIISVSVNSNRSDLLSIIGIAREVAVLNHLKLPLLDNISINTKIHDSFRINIQPGTSCLRYFGRIIRNIDMNRSSPFWLREKLRRSNVSSTNVIYDVINYCMIHFGQLFHVFDADKINRELIVRLAYSSEKCILEKNNVCVNLSSKMTVITNDNDQILSIHGIANTKLSSVTMYTKNIFLGCIYFPPDNIDMSLDIFKLNYDFSNLLNRGIDPDIQYSTIDYMTDVLLKILGGEPGTIFTNIFDNNYFFYKSTVCFHYSRLHKLLGYHIDSKICINILCKLGYVINILNDDIWNIIVPSWRFDIKIEEDIISDIIRIHGNNNTNGMYFINDISIIKENYLDTYLDRIKLMFVDKGYYEIVTYGFVDPKLQDLLYPNQEYLLIDNPISKDMSSMRVSLWPGLLNTVLYNYKRQQESLRFFEMGLCFSPNTQYELNVKQQNYIAGIVSGYYNHPHWDMKNRKLDFYDLKGDLESILEINNNLDHIFFKSESFEGLHPGKSAGIYFFNKRIGCIGVLHPKIQSIFNIKHEVIVFEILCDLLGEVRKFNIVKLSNFPLSKRDISIIIDEDVIVSDIISVCETSINNQKIKFDIFDIYRNNEIGNRKKSLSIRLTFYDCKKTLREDEIIFMVRTCVFALKKKFKAQLRDENYGTNKI; this is encoded by the coding sequence GTGAAATTCAGTGAAACATGTTTACGAGAATGGATTAATCCATCTATTGATATTCTTTCATTATGTGATCAAGTTACAACCGCTGGATTAGAAGTTGAAAGTATTACAAAAATGTCTGGAGAATTTTATGGTATAGTTGTGGGGGAAATTTTAGAATGTACTTTACATCCAAAATCTAAAAAATTATTTTTATTAATAGTTAATGTTAATATTACTAAGAATCTTAGAATTATTTGTAGAGATCAAAAATGTTATGTGGGAATGAAAGTTGCTGTAGCTTTAGTAGGATCACTATTACCTCAATTATATCGTATATCAACTATGATTGTAAAAGGAATTATTTCTGAAGGAATGCTATGTTCTTTTTCAGATTTAGAAATGTTTTCTCATGAAGAAGGTATAATTGAATTACCTATTAATGCGAAAGTAGGTATAAATATTAGATATTATTTTTCTTCACAAGAAAATATCATTTCTGTTTCTGTAAACTCTAATCGATCAGATTTATTAAGTATTATAGGTATTGCTCGAGAAGTAGCAGTTTTAAATCATTTAAAACTCCCATTGCTTGATAATATATCAATTAATACAAAAATTCATGATAGTTTTCGTATTAATATACAACCAGGAACTTCATGTTTAAGATATTTCGGTAGAATTATTCGAAATATAGATATGAATCGTTCTTCTCCTTTTTGGTTGCGAGAAAAATTACGTCGTTCAAATGTATCTTCAACAAACGTGATATATGACGTTATTAATTATTGTATGATTCATTTTGGACAATTGTTTCATGTTTTTGATGCAGATAAAATTAACAGAGAACTTATTGTACGTTTAGCTTATTCATCAGAAAAATGTATTTTAGAAAAAAATAATGTTTGTGTTAATTTAAGTTCTAAAATGACGGTGATTACTAATGATAACGATCAGATTTTATCTATACATGGAATTGCTAATACAAAATTATCTTCTGTAACTATGTATACTAAAAATATATTTTTGGGATGTATTTATTTTCCACCAGATAATATAGATATGTCATTAGATATTTTTAAATTAAATTATGATTTCTCTAATTTATTAAACAGGGGAATAGATCCAGATATACAGTATAGTACTATAGATTATATGACTGATGTATTATTGAAAATATTAGGTGGGGAACCAGGAACAATATTTACAAATATTTTTGATAATAATTATTTTTTTTATAAATCTACTGTTTGTTTTCATTATAGTAGGTTACATAAATTATTAGGGTATCATATTGATTCTAAAATATGTATAAATATTTTATGTAAATTAGGTTATGTTATTAATATATTAAATGATGATATTTGGAATATCATAGTTCCGAGTTGGAGATTTGATATAAAAATAGAAGAAGATATTATAAGTGATATTATACGAATTCATGGAAATAATAATACTAATGGTATGTATTTTATTAATGATATCTCTATAATTAAAGAAAATTATTTAGATACATATTTAGATAGAATTAAATTGATGTTTGTAGATAAAGGATACTATGAAATAGTAACATATGGTTTTGTTGATCCTAAGTTACAAGATTTACTTTATCCAAATCAAGAATATTTATTGATCGATAATCCTATTTCAAAAGATATGTCATCAATGAGAGTATCATTATGGCCAGGTTTATTAAATACTGTTTTATATAATTATAAACGTCAACAAGAATCTCTTCGTTTTTTTGAAATGGGATTGTGTTTTTCACCAAATACTCAATACGAATTAAATGTAAAACAACAAAATTATATTGCAGGAATTGTTAGTGGATATTATAACCATCCTCATTGGGATATGAAAAATAGAAAATTAGATTTTTATGACTTAAAAGGTGACTTAGAGTCTATTTTAGAGATAAATAATAATTTAGATCATATTTTTTTTAAAAGTGAATCATTTGAAGGATTACATCCAGGAAAAAGTGCAGGAATTTATTTTTTTAATAAAAGAATAGGTTGTATTGGAGTTTTACATCCAAAGATACAAAGTATATTTAATATAAAACATGAAGTCATAGTGTTTGAAATTTTATGTGATCTGTTAGGAGAAGTAAGAAAATTTAATATTGTAAAATTATCAAATTTTCCTTTAAGTAAACGTGATATTTCAATTATTATAGATGAAGATGTGATAGTATCAGACATTATTTCTGTTTGTGAAACTTCAATTAACAATCAAAAAATTAAATTTGATATTTTTGATATATATCGTAACAATGAAATCGGTAATAGAAAAAAAAGTTTATCTATTAGATTAACTTTTTATGATTGTAAAAAAACATTGCGAGAAGATGAAATTATTTTTATGGTACGTACTTGTGTATTTGCATTAAAAAAGAAGTTCAAAGCACAATTAAGAGATGAGAATTATGGTACTAACAAAATCTAA
- a CDS encoding integration host factor subunit alpha: MVLTKSNISKLLFEKFKLKKKDIKQLVDLFFEEVRLSLEKGETVKLSGFGNFYLRNKETRPGRNPKTKENIAVTARRVVVFKSGQKLKNRINV; this comes from the coding sequence ATGGTACTAACAAAATCTAATATATCAAAATTATTATTTGAAAAATTTAAACTAAAAAAAAAAGATATTAAACAGTTAGTTGATTTATTTTTTGAAGAAGTTAGATTATCATTAGAAAAAGGAGAAACTGTTAAGTTATCAGGTTTTGGTAATTTTTATTTAAGAAATAAAGAAACAAGACCTGGTAGAAATCCAAAAACAAAAGAAAATATAGCTGTTACTGCTAGAAGAGTTGTTGTATTTAAATCAGGTCAAAAATTAAAAAATCGTATTAATGTATAA
- the tgt gene encoding tRNA guanosine(34) transglycosylase Tgt: protein MVFKVQFYDGLARNGILNLKSKKISIETPVFMPVGTYGVVRSMTPEELYEMGFNIILGNAIHLFFRPGLKAITDHNGLHNFMRWKKAILTDSGGFQIFSLNKICKVNDNGVLFTNPKDGNKLFLTPEKSMDIQYSLSSDIVMSFDECIDCNLSWDIVKKSMERSVLWSKRSKDHFNKLGNKNLLFGIIQGGLFHELRYFSITNLIKMDFDGYAIGGLSVGESKESLYSILKYVTPQLPQDKPRYLMGVGTPLDIVQAVNYGIDMFDCVIPTRNARNGHLFVSNGVIKIRNSQYKYDMLPLDKKCNCYTCINYTRSYLHHLYRCKEILGIRLNTIHNLFYYSNLMEELRNAIKQKTIRNFVINFNKNYIKNENLI from the coding sequence GTGGTTTTTAAAGTACAGTTCTATGATGGTTTAGCTAGAAATGGAATATTAAATTTAAAATCAAAGAAAATAAGTATTGAAACTCCAGTATTTATGCCAGTAGGAACATATGGTGTTGTTAGATCCATGACTCCAGAAGAATTATATGAAATGGGTTTTAATATCATACTTGGTAATGCTATACATTTATTTTTTCGTCCTGGTTTAAAAGCTATTACAGATCATAATGGATTACATAATTTTATGCGTTGGAAAAAAGCAATTTTAACAGATTCAGGAGGATTTCAGATATTTAGTTTAAATAAAATATGTAAAGTAAATGATAATGGTGTTTTATTTACAAATCCTAAAGATGGAAATAAATTATTTTTAACTCCTGAAAAATCTATGGATATTCAATATAGTTTATCTTCAGACATTGTAATGAGTTTTGATGAATGTATTGATTGTAATTTATCCTGGGATATTGTTAAAAAATCTATGGAAAGATCAGTATTATGGTCTAAGAGAAGTAAAGATCATTTTAATAAATTAGGAAATAAAAATCTTTTATTTGGAATTATACAGGGAGGATTATTTCATGAATTACGTTATTTTTCAATAACTAATTTAATTAAAATGGATTTTGATGGTTATGCTATAGGTGGTTTGTCTGTAGGAGAATCAAAAGAAAGCTTATATTCTATATTAAAATATGTTACTCCTCAACTTCCTCAAGATAAACCTAGATATTTAATGGGAGTTGGAACACCATTAGATATCGTCCAAGCAGTAAATTATGGAATTGATATGTTTGATTGTGTAATTCCTACTAGAAATGCTAGAAATGGTCATTTATTTGTTTCTAATGGTGTTATCAAGATTCGTAATAGTCAATATAAATATGATATGTTACCATTGGATAAAAAATGTAACTGTTATACTTGTATTAATTATACTCGTTCTTATTTACATCATTTATATCGTTGTAAAGAAATTTTAGGAATACGATTAAATACTATACATAATTTATTCTATTATTCTAATCTTATGGAAGAATTACGTAATGCTATTAAACAAAAAACGATTCGTAATTTTGTAATTAATTTTAATAAAAATTATATAAAAAACGAAAATTTGATATAA